From Blastochloris viridis, one genomic window encodes:
- a CDS encoding phosphoglycerate kinase: protein MTAFRTLDDADVAGKRVLVRVDLNVPMENGAVADATRIERVIPTIKEISEKGGKVILLAHFGRPKGIDPTQSLKVIVPALADRLGKPVAFADDCIGEPAATAIAAMQPGDILLLENTRFHKEEEKNDPDFTKALAANGDIWVNEAFSAAHRAHASTEGLGHILPAYAGRTMQAELDALSKALEAPTRPVAAIVGGAKVSTKLDLLGNLTAKVDVLIIGGAMANTFLFAEGKAIGKSLCEREMADTARAILKTAAARGCTVVLPVDVVTAAEFKANAPSKTVTVDAIGADDMVLDIGPKSVLDVTSRLASVKTALWNGPFGAFELEPFDRGTVQVAKAVAELTQAGKVVSVAGGGDTVSALNHAGVASQFSYVSTAGGAFLEFLEGKALPGVEVLRKR from the coding sequence ATGACCGCCTTTCGAACGCTCGACGACGCCGACGTCGCCGGCAAGCGCGTGCTGGTGCGCGTCGACCTCAACGTGCCGATGGAAAACGGCGCGGTGGCCGACGCCACCCGCATCGAACGGGTGATCCCGACCATCAAGGAGATTTCCGAAAAGGGCGGCAAGGTGATCCTCCTCGCCCATTTCGGCCGTCCCAAGGGCATCGACCCCACCCAGTCGCTGAAGGTGATCGTGCCGGCGCTGGCCGACCGGCTCGGCAAGCCGGTGGCGTTCGCCGACGACTGCATCGGCGAGCCGGCAGCCACCGCCATCGCCGCCATGCAACCCGGCGACATCCTTCTTCTGGAGAACACCCGCTTCCACAAAGAGGAGGAGAAGAACGACCCCGACTTCACCAAGGCGCTGGCCGCCAACGGCGACATCTGGGTGAACGAGGCGTTCTCGGCCGCCCACCGCGCCCACGCCTCGACCGAGGGCCTCGGCCACATCCTGCCGGCTTACGCCGGCCGTACCATGCAGGCCGAACTCGACGCGCTGTCCAAGGCGCTGGAGGCGCCGACCCGGCCGGTGGCGGCCATCGTCGGCGGCGCCAAGGTGTCGACCAAGCTCGATCTGCTCGGCAACCTCACCGCCAAGGTCGATGTCCTCATCATCGGCGGCGCGATGGCCAACACCTTCCTGTTCGCGGAAGGCAAGGCGATCGGCAAGTCGCTGTGCGAACGCGAGATGGCCGACACCGCCCGCGCCATCCTCAAGACCGCCGCGGCGCGCGGCTGCACCGTGGTGCTGCCGGTCGACGTCGTCACCGCCGCCGAGTTCAAGGCCAACGCACCGTCGAAGACGGTGACGGTGGACGCGATCGGGGCGGACGACATGGTGCTCGACATCGGGCCGAAGTCCGTGCTCGACGTCACCTCCCGCCTCGCCAGCGTCAAGACCGCGCTGTGGAACGGGCCGTTCGGCGCGTTCGAGCTGGAGCCGTTCGACCGCGGCACGGTGCAGGTGGCCAAGGCCGTCGCCGAGCTCACCCAGGCCGGCAAGGTGGTGTCGGTGGCAGGCGGCGGCGATACCGTCTCCGCGCTCAACCACGCCGGCGTCGCCAGCCAGTTCTCCTACGTCTCGACCGCCGGCGGCGCCTTCCTCGAGTTCCTTGAGGGCAAGGCGTTGCCCGGCGTCGAGGTGCTGCGCAAGCGCTGA